The following proteins are encoded in a genomic region of Vibrio spartinae:
- a CDS encoding beta-ketoacyl-[acyl-carrier-protein] synthase family protein, whose amino-acid sequence MRIAAMSSFIPDLRIDAGEIVQAAGGRAVDARVFRQLFGIDCVAALPEDMSLRQAFLRLLSESTLLADEPAIDTLVYVHAFPVQHADGIDFPGELCRSHPALSQVERCYEVNQHNCGSAFWGLSLAKSLLDCGVATRVMLLIGDSFSQFPLGQRYIPGCTMMGDAFVALVVDDLPGGCQIEQLYLKHHPEFHGGLFGDEQQNREFFAAHHHMVIDALQALAFDTHRRQVILPHNINKLSWMNFARTIPETGACLDLALLPEIGHCCATDPFLLLQRYFDNQALPGEEAEAEDIALLSIGSGAYVGACHVHLSQSTNRIQ is encoded by the coding sequence ATGCGCATAGCTGCAATGTCTTCTTTTATTCCAGATTTACGTATTGATGCCGGGGAGATCGTTCAGGCTGCCGGAGGTAGGGCTGTCGATGCCAGAGTCTTCCGTCAACTGTTCGGGATCGATTGTGTGGCCGCATTACCGGAAGACATGAGCCTCCGTCAGGCGTTTCTCCGATTGCTGTCGGAGAGCACACTGCTTGCGGATGAACCTGCAATTGATACGCTGGTTTATGTTCATGCTTTTCCGGTTCAGCACGCAGATGGGATTGATTTCCCCGGTGAGCTGTGCCGGAGTCATCCGGCTCTGAGTCAGGTCGAGCGCTGCTACGAAGTGAATCAGCATAACTGTGGTAGTGCCTTCTGGGGGCTGTCACTGGCGAAATCACTACTTGATTGTGGCGTGGCAACCCGAGTGATGCTGCTGATCGGTGATTCATTCTCACAATTTCCGCTCGGTCAGCGCTATATTCCCGGCTGTACCATGATGGGTGACGCTTTTGTGGCTCTGGTCGTCGATGATCTTCCTGGCGGGTGCCAGATTGAGCAGCTCTATTTGAAGCATCATCCGGAATTTCATGGCGGACTGTTTGGTGATGAGCAACAAAACCGTGAATTCTTTGCCGCGCATCATCACATGGTGATAGATGCATTGCAGGCTCTCGCGTTTGATACGCATCGTCGGCAGGTCATTCTGCCGCATAACATCAATAAACTGAGCTGGATGAACTTTGCCAGAACGATCCCGGAAACCGGTGCTTGTCTGGATCTGGCACTGTTGCCGGAAATAGGTCATTGCTGTGCTACCGATCCTTTTCTATTACTTCAGCGTTATTTTGATAATCAGGCGCTGCCCGGTGAGGAGGCTGAAGCCGAGGATATCGCGCTGCTTTCAATCGGTTCTGGTGCGTATGTCGGTGCCTGCCATGTTCATTTGTCACAATCCACGAACAGGATTCAGTGA
- a CDS encoding DUF2946 domain-containing protein, with translation MFNCIRTHSRFTYRSWLKLKWQRSMAWCGLFAMLMIYIAPLVSQTMVMSQAGVHSPTMMMHESAPHHPNSQTTEHHATHPTTVTHQDAHALHHAWCGYCSLLLHMSAITYAPLQLASHRAVLEWLRVTMQPFLLRAEWRKKQLPRAPPPALFSLIHQH, from the coding sequence ATGTTCAATTGTATTCGTACTCATAGTCGTTTCACATATCGTTCATGGCTGAAGCTCAAGTGGCAACGGTCCATGGCTTGGTGTGGGCTATTCGCCATGTTGATGATTTATATAGCGCCGTTAGTCTCCCAGACGATGGTGATGTCGCAAGCTGGTGTTCATTCTCCAACCATGATGATGCACGAGTCAGCGCCTCATCACCCGAATAGTCAGACAACTGAACATCACGCGACGCATCCAACGACAGTGACCCACCAAGACGCTCATGCATTGCATCATGCATGGTGCGGCTACTGTTCTTTGTTGTTACATATGAGCGCGATAACATACGCACCCCTACAGTTGGCGTCTCACCGCGCTGTATTGGAGTGGCTTCGCGTGACGATGCAACCTTTCTTACTTCGCGCCGAATGGCGTAAAAAACAGCTTCCCCGAGCCCCGCCGCCCGCTTTGTTTTCTTTGATTCATCAACATTGA
- a CDS encoding cytochrome P450: MHNEFPGQGEERMTISPQQLPTEHVTLKRLHSFGILKVIEDGFKQHQGAFRLICEGESELVILGKAAHVQYWLDHYDSFVKEIHKLPSSSAVGRIILGDSLTFAKDGEEWKNGRKMTAPLVSPKLERTHAAMAKAADWITERFLTAASGTEGIDDIWPICVEWAARNVLDPFIGSAISVEEGVRFVTLNHEIFFRMIQMATADNQEALRNDPELLAYQAKIRELTERALVTAEPDTMVAALSQTLDIENQPQNMVSLVNMLMGNLFGSIDNPATNLCWCLIHLARNPEVIERIQEEAEKLESVAWSIQRCPVTMAVVKESLRLTPVSPIIERTTSETVEIDGCRIDKGTNVIFSPWLIHRNHEYWENPAEFNIDRFLQLKRLDPTTYLPFGQGKRNCVGMTLSLNQLAFTLLKLCSECRFTLDPLMQMLNLRPKFDTNLHPRGVVAFQVAPHGSHPSVSSVAPQSQHSEQSTNMTP; the protein is encoded by the coding sequence ATGCACAACGAATTTCCGGGTCAGGGAGAAGAGCGTATGACCATATCACCACAACAGCTACCGACGGAGCACGTCACGCTGAAAAGACTCCATAGTTTTGGCATTCTCAAAGTGATTGAGGATGGCTTTAAACAACATCAGGGCGCATTCCGGCTCATCTGTGAAGGGGAAAGTGAACTGGTCATTTTGGGCAAGGCTGCGCATGTGCAGTACTGGCTCGATCATTACGATAGCTTTGTCAAAGAGATACACAAATTACCTTCATCATCGGCTGTCGGGCGGATCATCCTGGGTGACTCGCTGACATTTGCCAAAGATGGTGAAGAGTGGAAAAACGGCAGGAAAATGACCGCACCACTGGTCAGTCCGAAACTGGAACGCACCCATGCGGCTATGGCCAAAGCTGCTGACTGGATTACCGAGCGCTTTCTGACGGCGGCTTCCGGCACCGAAGGGATTGATGACATTTGGCCGATCTGCGTTGAATGGGCAGCCCGCAATGTGCTGGATCCGTTTATCGGCAGTGCGATTTCGGTTGAGGAAGGTGTGCGGTTCGTCACTCTGAATCACGAAATCTTCTTCCGGATGATTCAGATGGCGACAGCGGACAATCAGGAAGCGCTCCGCAATGATCCGGAACTGCTGGCCTATCAGGCGAAAATCCGTGAGCTGACTGAACGGGCACTGGTTACGGCAGAACCCGATACCATGGTTGCTGCACTGTCGCAGACTCTCGATATTGAGAATCAGCCACAGAATATGGTTTCGCTGGTGAACATGCTGATGGGGAATTTGTTCGGCAGTATTGATAATCCGGCAACGAATCTCTGCTGGTGCCTGATTCATTTGGCCCGCAATCCGGAAGTGATCGAACGAATCCAAGAGGAAGCTGAGAAACTGGAGAGTGTTGCGTGGTCGATTCAGCGCTGTCCGGTCACCATGGCGGTGGTAAAAGAGTCACTCCGGCTGACACCGGTTTCGCCAATTATTGAAAGAACGACCAGCGAAACGGTCGAGATTGACGGATGTCGGATCGACAAAGGGACTAATGTCATATTTTCGCCCTGGCTGATTCACCGGAATCACGAATACTGGGAAAATCCTGCGGAATTCAATATTGACCGCTTCCTGCAACTTAAACGACTTGACCCGACGACTTATCTACCGTTCGGCCAGGGGAAAAGAAATTGTGTCGGTATGACGCTCTCTCTCAATCAACTGGCATTTACCCTGCTGAAGTTATGCTCAGAATGCCGGTTTACGCTTGATCCACTGATGCAGATGTTAAATCTGCGGCCTAAGTTTGACACGAATCTTCATCCACGGGGTGTGGTTGCTTTTCAGGTCGCACCGCATGGCTCTCATCCGTCGGTATCATCGGTTGCTCCACAATCACAACATAGTGAACAATCCACCAATATGACACCATAG
- the rlmF gene encoding 23S rRNA (adenine(1618)-N(6))-methyltransferase RlmF, translated as MSQKRKPTKAKSSVSAKPLSDVSVKRVAAPKGLHPRNKHQGRYNFVELVKALPDLKKHVTKNPNGEPTINFADPLAVKLLNQALLSRYYQVTTWDIPQGYLCPPIPGRADYIHRAADLLSHEPDLVLAQVKALDIGVGANCIYPIIGVCDYDWHYTASDIDPVSIKSANRIAASNAVLQGKVECRLQQDSRCLFKGIIQPGERYHITTCNPPFHQSLQAALQGTQRKLSNLNANRMKRGHANAGHKKNQPQPALNFGGQKAELWCPGGEAVFIQNMALESREFAGQVLWFTTLISKKENVRWMQKQLQKVGVQEIQIVEMSQGQKNSRFMAWTFMTAPQRQQWLKQSARTSK; from the coding sequence ATGAGCCAAAAAAGAAAACCGACGAAGGCTAAATCTTCGGTATCTGCGAAACCATTATCTGATGTCAGTGTGAAGAGGGTGGCGGCTCCGAAGGGGCTACATCCACGGAATAAACATCAGGGACGCTACAATTTTGTTGAATTGGTCAAAGCATTACCCGATCTGAAAAAGCATGTCACAAAGAATCCGAATGGTGAACCAACGATCAATTTTGCTGATCCGCTGGCCGTGAAGCTGCTGAATCAAGCGCTGTTGAGCCGATATTATCAGGTAACAACATGGGATATCCCGCAAGGGTATCTCTGCCCGCCAATTCCCGGGCGAGCGGATTATATTCATCGTGCCGCCGATTTGCTGAGTCATGAGCCGGATTTGGTGCTGGCCCAGGTCAAGGCGCTGGATATCGGTGTCGGCGCGAATTGTATCTACCCGATCATCGGTGTCTGTGACTACGATTGGCATTATACTGCCAGTGATATTGATCCGGTCTCAATCAAGAGTGCCAACCGAATCGCGGCAAGTAATGCTGTGCTTCAAGGGAAAGTTGAATGTCGGTTGCAGCAAGACAGTCGCTGTTTATTCAAAGGCATTATTCAGCCGGGAGAGCGCTATCACATCACCACCTGTAATCCGCCATTCCATCAATCACTGCAAGCGGCCTTACAAGGTACCCAGCGAAAGCTGAGTAACCTGAATGCCAACCGCATGAAGCGTGGTCATGCTAATGCTGGTCATAAAAAGAATCAGCCGCAGCCGGCACTGAACTTCGGTGGCCAAAAAGCTGAACTCTGGTGTCCCGGTGGTGAAGCGGTTTTTATTCAAAATATGGCTCTGGAAAGCCGCGAATTTGCCGGGCAGGTCCTCTGGTTTACCACGCTTATCTCCAAGAAAGAGAATGTCCGTTGGATGCAGAAACAATTGCAAAAGGTCGGTGTACAGGAGATACAAATCGTTGAAATGAGCCAAGGGCAGAAGAATAGTCGTTTTATGGCCTGGACATTTATGACCGCACCACAGCGTCAGCAGTGGCTGAAACAGTCTGCTCGGACATCAAAGTAA
- a CDS encoding GIN domain-containing protein, with amino-acid sequence MKCSSMKYMALIGVVMSTPLYAAEQTFPVDSFNQLVLSKGMNAEVVCSSTPQVVASGKQYLLDKLQLGVTGDKLSLVNDGYRDEGFWPDKLTVKIYTNKPLTSVEAQFGVSVDAGDCALADEQLAVKGSMGAAYALKGNVNTLDLDISMGADFNSEINDFYAHKANVTVAMGAKANLCHVDTVNGSASMGAKVVLGKQTQSHLSVSMGGYSTRSDCQ; translated from the coding sequence ATGAAGTGCTCATCCATGAAATATATGGCGCTTATCGGTGTGGTGATGTCCACACCACTGTATGCCGCGGAGCAGACTTTTCCGGTTGATTCATTCAATCAGCTTGTACTGTCAAAAGGTATGAATGCCGAAGTGGTTTGCAGCAGTACACCACAAGTTGTGGCCTCCGGTAAGCAGTATTTACTGGATAAACTGCAACTGGGCGTTACCGGCGACAAGCTTTCTCTGGTGAATGACGGCTATCGTGATGAAGGTTTCTGGCCGGATAAACTGACGGTGAAGATTTATACCAATAAGCCGCTGACATCAGTTGAAGCACAATTTGGTGTTTCGGTTGACGCCGGTGACTGTGCGCTGGCTGATGAACAACTGGCGGTTAAAGGTTCAATGGGCGCGGCTTATGCACTGAAAGGAAACGTCAATACCCTCGATTTGGATATCAGCATGGGGGCTGATTTTAATAGTGAGATCAACGATTTTTATGCGCATAAAGCCAATGTAACCGTTGCGATGGGCGCAAAGGCTAACTTGTGCCATGTTGATACGGTGAATGGTTCCGCTTCAATGGGGGCGAAGGTTGTTTTAGGTAAACAGACGCAAAGTCATCTGTCTGTTTCCATGGGCGGATATAGCACAAGAAGCGATTGTCAGTAA
- a CDS encoding carboxylesterase family protein encodes MNQSIGKLSTLLLSLSLAFGGASSAFAYTEQVTLKQGVMTGVTDSKSGTNRWLGIPYAQAPVGALRWQRPQPPKASHEPFQADQQGNLCPQVSSGEVIGHEDCLNLNIYRPNTQQTLPVVLYIHGGNNQGGRADEFDPSQLAVDINAVIVTLNYRLGALGFNPLMVLKSDDAVQASGNFSLLDQARALDWIRNHISQFGGQADNVTVSGFSAGGRDVMAMLISPLFTGKFEHAIVFSGGMTTSPVEASQKVFRRAFAPLVVEDGIQPDQQSAEAWLAQTTPAVKKYLLELPADRIARLMQNAAIRMSVFPHLYRDGKVLPQEGFATHRYNEVPTMMLTGHDEFSFFALGDPYFRQKEDWTTDPKMVNEYGFVYRYGGMLYRSFNIAESAQKMAAHFRAPIYAGEFDYGSDPTVVGSPMKHLGAFHGVFLPLLDDHFRKPYLGKAFDSPGAKALGALFKRHLKAFIRTGHTSFSDATRWNPWNLKREDQGQTVYMMDANHDAAIAYRSEPTFTVKDVIAMIEDDHTISQESKVYLLQHVLNGRWFSQELDEHFGSPTLWAE; translated from the coding sequence ATGAATCAATCTATTGGTAAATTATCAACGCTTTTACTCTCTCTATCATTGGCATTCGGCGGCGCTTCTTCTGCCTTTGCTTACACTGAACAAGTGACGTTAAAGCAAGGCGTGATGACCGGCGTCACTGATTCAAAGTCCGGTACCAATCGCTGGCTGGGTATTCCTTATGCTCAGGCCCCTGTTGGGGCGTTACGTTGGCAACGGCCTCAGCCTCCCAAGGCCAGCCATGAACCTTTTCAGGCCGATCAGCAAGGTAATCTTTGTCCTCAGGTCTCATCCGGTGAGGTGATTGGTCATGAAGATTGTCTGAATCTGAATATCTATCGTCCGAACACCCAACAAACACTGCCTGTTGTGCTTTATATTCATGGTGGCAACAATCAGGGAGGGCGGGCAGATGAGTTTGACCCGAGCCAACTGGCCGTCGATATCAATGCTGTGATTGTCACTTTAAATTACCGTCTGGGAGCGCTGGGTTTCAATCCACTCATGGTGCTGAAATCCGATGATGCTGTTCAGGCTTCCGGTAACTTTTCCTTACTTGATCAGGCGCGGGCTCTGGACTGGATACGCAATCATATCAGTCAGTTTGGCGGGCAGGCTGACAATGTCACGGTCTCTGGGTTTTCAGCCGGTGGACGTGATGTGATGGCGATGCTGATTTCTCCGCTGTTTACCGGTAAGTTCGAGCATGCGATTGTGTTTAGCGGTGGGATGACAACATCACCGGTAGAAGCAAGCCAGAAAGTTTTTCGCCGTGCGTTTGCACCGTTGGTGGTCGAGGATGGGATTCAGCCGGATCAGCAATCCGCTGAAGCGTGGTTGGCGCAAACGACACCGGCAGTCAAAAAGTATCTGCTGGAACTGCCGGCTGATCGGATTGCCCGGTTGATGCAAAACGCTGCGATTCGAATGAGTGTCTTCCCGCATCTCTATCGTGATGGCAAGGTATTACCGCAAGAAGGATTTGCAACGCATCGCTATAATGAAGTCCCGACCATGATGCTGACCGGGCATGATGAGTTCTCTTTCTTTGCTTTAGGTGATCCTTATTTCCGCCAGAAAGAAGACTGGACCACGGATCCGAAAATGGTCAATGAATATGGATTTGTTTATCGATACGGCGGTATGTTGTATCGGTCATTTAATATCGCTGAATCTGCACAAAAAATGGCGGCACATTTCCGGGCTCCGATTTATGCAGGGGAGTTTGATTACGGTTCGGATCCGACAGTCGTTGGCTCTCCGATGAAACATCTGGGGGCATTTCATGGGGTTTTCTTGCCGCTGCTGGATGATCACTTTCGGAAGCCTTATTTAGGAAAAGCATTTGATTCTCCGGGCGCGAAAGCTTTAGGCGCGTTATTTAAGCGTCATCTGAAGGCATTCATTCGCACCGGCCATACCAGTTTTTCTGACGCGACGCGATGGAACCCGTGGAATCTCAAGCGTGAAGATCAAGGACAGACGGTTTACATGATGGATGCGAACCACGATGCAGCCATTGCTTATCGTAGTGAACCAACCTTCACGGTCAAAGATGTCATCGCCATGATTGAAGATGACCATACGATTAGCCAAGAGAGTAAAGTCTATTTGCTGCAACATGTGTTAAACGGTCGTTGGTTCAGTCAGGAACTGGATGAGCACTTTGGTAGTCCGACTTTATGGGCAGAATGA